CGTCGGCGAGCAGAATAGTGATGGGGCTTCGTGGATCGAACATGGAACATACCTGTTTGTCGTGTGTGCAGCGGAAGCCGGTCTGCGGCGGGACGGCGCGGTGGCTTGGACCCCAAGGGGTCTGTCGTGGGGAGACATTCAAGAACCGTTCCGCTTTTCTGGAAGCGCTCCGGCATAGTAGACACATGCATAATACTCGTTTGGCGCGATTGAAGCCACTTTGAAACATGCAGCTCTTGCAAAAAGGTATGCTGCAGTTGCATGCTTTCACATTTGAACTTTCGATTCGTCGTGCGACATTGCAACGGCATCACCAACTGTCGCCGAAGGGCCTGCCGTCTTCCATGCCTGGAACCAGAGGAAATACAATGACCCGCAGCATCCGCGTGTTTCTCGTGCCGATTTTTGCACTGACATGTATTGCCATCGACGCAGCCGCGCAGGGCGACGAGGGAAAGGAGAGCGCGCTGGATTCCCTTCTCAAAACGGAACTCAATGTTCCGTCGTCCCAAATTCAAATCCGCAGCGGCTCGCGGTACCTGCAGCAGCGCGAGGATGCGCCGGGATCGCTCAGCATCGTGTCGGCGGAGGACATCTCGCTGTTCGGCTATGCTACACTGCTCGACGCCCTGGCCACCATTCGTGGCATGTATATCACCGACGACCGCTATCTCGGCAATGTGGGTGTGCGCGGTTTCTGCCGGCCGGGAGATTACAGCAACCGCATCCTCATCCTTGTCGACGGACACCCGATGAATGAAAATTACTATGGTGGCGCGGGCATTGAGTGGCAGCTCGGCATCGACATGCGGGATGTGTCGCACATCGAGGTATTGCGCGGACCAAGCTCTGTCGTGTACGGTACGGGAGCGATGCTGGGAGTTGTCAATGTCGTAACGAAGGGCGGACACGCCCTGGGAGGCCTGCGTCTCTCGATGGATGCGGGCAGTTATGGCGAAGCGGGTCTGTCGATGAGCTACGGCACCCGCTTCGACAACGGCACGCAGCTCGCTGTGTCGGGATTCTACAGACGCAGCGACGGACCCGATGTGTATTTTCCCGAATACGACGACCCGTCCACAAACAACGGCATCGCGCACGCACTCGACTGGGATCGTAACGCGGGTGCCCGCGCCTCCATCTCCGTCGGTGACGGCAGGATATCGGGAATGTTCAGCCGTTTTGAAACAGGAATCCCCACGGGAGCGTGGGACATGGTCTTCAACGATTCACGTGCGAAATACATTGAAAACCGCGCGTATGTAGAAGCCACGCAAAGGGTCGGACTCGGGATGGGTCACGAGCTTTCACTCCGTGCCTATGCGGACTACGTCGGGTTTTACGGGACATATCCATACGACCTGCTGCAGGACGATGTTGGTGACTGCGCGTGGTACACAGCCGAATCGCAGTATCTTTGGGATGTCACCGCTTCCGCGCGATTCACCGCGGGACTGTCGTTCACACGCACTCCGCTCGCTTTTTACGTGCTCCGCGATGCCGCCGGCGTGTACAACCATGTCATCGCGCCGTACTCTCTCGCAGCGGCGCATATGCAGCAGGAATTTCGCTGGTCCGAATCTTTCGCGGTATTTCTCGGTGTGCGCCGCGACGAGGACCTTACGCAGCGGCTCGGCCGTTTCTCGCCACGTGTGGTGCTCGTGTACAATCCCGCGCCCTCGTCGGCACTCAAGTTCCTCTACGGCGAGGCCTTCCGGGCGCCGAACGTGTCGGAACGCGCGAATGAGGATGCGAGCACACGCTGGCGCATCAATCCCAACATCAGGCCCGAGGTTATCCGCACCATGGATCTCACCTACGAGCAGAAGCTTGGCGCGGGCTTCCGTTTCGGCGCCTCGGCCTTTGTCTTTCACATGCACAATCTGATCGACTATGTGGAAGATCCCTCCGATACATCCCGGTACTACGCAAACATCGGCTCGGCCTTCTCCTACGGTGTCGAGGCCGAAATGCAGGCGCGTCTCACGGGAGGCCTGCTCGCGTACGCAAACACATCGCTCCTTCGCGCGACGCAGGGGGATGCCGACGACGAGTTGACGAATTCACCGTCGTTTCTTCTGCGCGCGGGTCTCGCGTTCCCGATCCCTGGCGTGTGCACCGCGTCCGCGGAATGCGCGTACGAATCCGACCGCTTGACGGAATACGGCACACGCAGCGACAACGGCTTCCTGGTGCACCTGCGTCTCTCGTCGCCGCCTATCCTCGGAGGCCTGCGCGCGGCACTGTCGGTGCGGAATCTCTTTGACGCCTCCTACTCACATCCGGCGACGCGTGACTACCGGCAATACGCCATCCCGCAGCTCGGCCGCACGATACATTTCTCGCTGAGTTACGGACGCTGAGATCATGCGAAGAACCGTATTCTCATTCGCCCTCGTCGCGGCCGTGTTCCTCGTGCCGCTCACGCCGCGGCTTCTCCAGGCGCAGGAGGTGGAGATACCCGTCGACATGCAGGTGTCTCTCTTCAGCCGCATCCTCACGTTCGACAGGGCTCTGGCAAAACCCGCGCGCCAGGAGTTTGTCATCGGCATTCTCTATCAGAAGAACGTCCGCATTTCATCGGAACTCGCCGCGGAATTGCAGCACGCGGCGGATGTGCAGCAGGTGCAGAGCGGGGGACAGGGCCTGCGTTTTGTGCCGCTGCCGATCCGCGATCTGGGCGATGTGGAGAGCGCCATTAAAACACCGCAGCTCGACGCCGTGTACGTGACACCGTTGCGGCTCATCGACATACGCGCCCTGAGCGACGCCACGCGCAGGCGAGGAATATTGAGTCTCACCGGCGTCCCGGAGTATGTGGAGAAGGGCATCGCGGTCGGACTCGAATCCGCCGGCAACCGCGCGCAGATCATCGTCAACCTCGCCGCGGCCACCGCCGAAGGGGCCGACTTCAGCGCCAAACTTCTCAATATCGCGCGGGTGGTGCAGCGTTAAATCGCGGTGTCAATCCTCGATACTGCGCCTGAGCCGTTCGGGGTCGGGCAGGAAAATCGTACGTCCGCTGATGCGCAAGAGACCCTCGTTCTCGAGCCGGTGAAAGGCGCGCGAGAGCGTTTCGACAGCCGTGCCGAGCTGCGCGGCGAGAAGTTTTTTCGACACGTTTAGCCGCACGGCCCGTTCGGCCGCGAGTGTTCCTCCGCGCGCGCTCTCTTCAAGCAGATAGCGCGCGAGACGGTCGCGCACATCGTAGGCGGTGAGTTTCTCGACGTGATCCCGCAGATCCTTCAGCCGCCGTGACAGACCCGCGAGCATGCGCAGCGACAACTCGGCGTTGTCGTGCAGGAGCGCCAGGAAGCCATCCTTATACACGCACAACAACGTCGACTCCTCGAGTGTCGACGCGTACGCGGGGTAGCCGCCCCCGAGGAACATGGGGATTTCGGCGAGGGTATTCAGCGGGCGGATGATGTGCAGAAGCGTTTCACGACCGCCCTGCGTGAGTTTGTACACCTTCACCGCGCCTGAAATGACGACGTACAGGCCGTAGTATGGATCACCCTCGCGGAAGATGAGCGAGTTCCTGGGCAGGGTCGAGACCCAGGAACAGTCGGCCATGGCGGTCAATTCCATCTCGGTGAATTCCGAGAAGATGGGAATGCCGCGGAGGAGGTCTATGCTCGAGGTCTGCATTGCGGGAAGTGGTGTGACCGATGTGACACGGGCCGTGATGGGAGGAATTGTGCGATGCGGGAAGGAAAATGCGGAAACATGACAGAAGTCAATTTCTGCAATACAGCATCTGAGTAACATGCAGCAGGTTCAACACGCGTCAACAAAGTAACGATTCTCAGGAGAAACTTCATGAATACGACACAGGCAACGGTAGGCGACATCGTGCGCGAGGATTTCCGCGCCGCCGCGGTGTTTGAACAACACGGAATAGATTTTTGCTGCGGTGGCGG
This region of Ignavibacteriota bacterium genomic DNA includes:
- a CDS encoding TonB-dependent receptor, yielding MTRSIRVFLVPIFALTCIAIDAAAQGDEGKESALDSLLKTELNVPSSQIQIRSGSRYLQQREDAPGSLSIVSAEDISLFGYATLLDALATIRGMYITDDRYLGNVGVRGFCRPGDYSNRILILVDGHPMNENYYGGAGIEWQLGIDMRDVSHIEVLRGPSSVVYGTGAMLGVVNVVTKGGHALGGLRLSMDAGSYGEAGLSMSYGTRFDNGTQLAVSGFYRRSDGPDVYFPEYDDPSTNNGIAHALDWDRNAGARASISVGDGRISGMFSRFETGIPTGAWDMVFNDSRAKYIENRAYVEATQRVGLGMGHELSLRAYADYVGFYGTYPYDLLQDDVGDCAWYTAESQYLWDVTASARFTAGLSFTRTPLAFYVLRDAAGVYNHVIAPYSLAAAHMQQEFRWSESFAVFLGVRRDEDLTQRLGRFSPRVVLVYNPAPSSALKFLYGEAFRAPNVSERANEDASTRWRINPNIRPEVIRTMDLTYEQKLGAGFRFGASAFVFHMHNLIDYVEDPSDTSRYYANIGSAFSYGVEAEMQARLTGGLLAYANTSLLRATQGDADDELTNSPSFLLRAGLAFPIPGVCTASAECAYESDRLTEYGTRSDNGFLVHLRLSSPPILGGLRAALSVRNLFDASYSHPATRDYRQYAIPQLGRTIHFSLSYGR
- a CDS encoding Crp/Fnr family transcriptional regulator, encoding MQTSSIDLLRGIPIFSEFTEMELTAMADCSWVSTLPRNSLIFREGDPYYGLYVVISGAVKVYKLTQGGRETLLHIIRPLNTLAEIPMFLGGGYPAYASTLEESTLLCVYKDGFLALLHDNAELSLRMLAGLSRRLKDLRDHVEKLTAYDVRDRLARYLLEESARGGTLAAERAVRLNVSKKLLAAQLGTAVETLSRAFHRLENEGLLRISGRTIFLPDPERLRRSIED
- a CDS encoding YfiR family protein is translated as MRRTVFSFALVAAVFLVPLTPRLLQAQEVEIPVDMQVSLFSRILTFDRALAKPARQEFVIGILYQKNVRISSELAAELQHAADVQQVQSGGQGLRFVPLPIRDLGDVESAIKTPQLDAVYVTPLRLIDIRALSDATRRRGILSLTGVPEYVEKGIAVGLESAGNRAQIIVNLAAATAEGADFSAKLLNIARVVQR